From a single Micromonospora carbonacea genomic region:
- a CDS encoding PIN domain-containing protein: MSLVVLDTDVASAILRGRLHDRLRARLAGNTLCITFVTLGELTKWTALRSWGPRKLADLAQWRSGVVLLPFDEAVATTWDNSRLGRSIAGGPVRRMTPGLRRAAWSTGCRWRRSTARTTPTSPSTTAFASSTSPSFQQRGRPPGLRKPRSPYAPASKLPPNGPAAPGNSPSPGPEREGKGTTPVGGKVT, encoded by the coding sequence GTGAGTCTGGTCGTCCTGGACACCGACGTCGCGTCGGCGATCCTCCGGGGGCGGCTGCATGACCGCCTCCGTGCTCGCCTGGCCGGTAATACCCTCTGCATCACCTTCGTGACGCTCGGGGAGCTGACCAAGTGGACCGCGCTGCGGAGCTGGGGGCCACGCAAACTGGCCGATCTCGCCCAGTGGCGGTCCGGAGTCGTGTTGCTGCCCTTCGACGAGGCGGTGGCGACAACCTGGGACAACTCCAGGCTCGGACGCAGCATCGCGGGCGGCCCCGTCCGACGAATGACTCCTGGATTGCGGCGTGCTGCCTGGTCGACCGGCTGCCGTTGGCGACGTTCAACGGCAAGGACTACGCCGACTTCGCCGAGTACGACGGCCTTCGCCTCTTCGACGTCTCCTAGCTTCCAGCAACGCGGACGACCGCCGGGGCTCCGCAAACCCAGATCCCCGTACGCGCCAGCCAGCAAGCTTCCACCGAACGGCCCGGCCGCCCCGGGAAACTCGCCTTCACCTGGCCCGGAACGGGAGGGGAAAGGGACGACCCCCGTCGGGGGGAAAGTGACCTGA
- a CDS encoding endo-1,4-beta-xylanase — protein MKRLLSNGRRRVVVATAASALVLAGAALVVPSLAQAATTLGAAAAQSGRYFGTAIAGGRLNDSTYSTIAAREFNMITAENEMKPDATEPNQGQFNFSAGDQIYNWATQRGLKVRGHTLAWHAQQPPWMERMSGSALRSAMINHINGVMAHYKGKLAAWDVVNEAFNEDGSRRQSNLQGTGNDWIEVAFRTARAADPSVKLCYNDYNIENWSYGKTQGVYRMIQDFKSRGVPIDCVGLQTHFTGGSSLPSNFQTTLSSFAALGVDVALTEVDVTNASTTQYAGLTQACLNVPRCIGITVWGVRDSDSWRSNENPLLFDGGGNKKAAYTSVLNALNAAGPGPTGTPTATPTATPTTPPPSGGANRIVGSQSGRCIDVPNSSQTNGTRVQLYDCHGQTNQQWTYTASKQLTVYGGSRCLDANGSGNGAAVQIYSCNGGANQQWNVNSNGTISGVQSGRCLDVWGTGNGQQVQLYDCHGQANQQFRLVAN, from the coding sequence ATGAAACGTCTACTGAGTAACGGCCGCCGTCGCGTGGTGGTGGCCACCGCCGCCAGCGCGCTGGTGCTGGCCGGCGCGGCGCTGGTGGTGCCCAGCCTGGCCCAGGCGGCCACCACGCTGGGGGCCGCGGCGGCGCAGTCGGGTCGCTACTTCGGCACCGCCATCGCCGGGGGCCGGCTGAACGACTCCACGTACAGCACCATCGCGGCGCGTGAGTTCAACATGATCACTGCCGAGAACGAGATGAAGCCGGACGCGACGGAGCCCAACCAGGGCCAGTTCAACTTCTCGGCCGGGGACCAGATCTACAACTGGGCCACCCAGCGTGGCCTGAAGGTCCGGGGGCACACCCTGGCCTGGCACGCCCAGCAGCCGCCCTGGATGGAGCGCATGAGCGGCAGCGCGCTGCGCAGCGCCATGATCAACCACATCAACGGCGTGATGGCCCACTACAAGGGCAAGCTCGCCGCGTGGGACGTGGTCAACGAGGCGTTCAACGAGGACGGCAGCCGCCGCCAGTCGAACCTCCAGGGCACCGGCAACGACTGGATCGAGGTGGCGTTCCGCACCGCCCGCGCCGCCGACCCGTCGGTCAAGCTCTGCTACAACGACTACAACATCGAGAACTGGAGCTACGGCAAGACGCAGGGCGTCTACCGGATGATCCAGGACTTCAAGTCCCGCGGCGTGCCGATCGACTGCGTCGGCCTCCAGACCCACTTCACCGGCGGCAGCTCCCTGCCGAGCAACTTCCAGACCACGCTGTCGAGCTTCGCCGCGCTCGGCGTTGACGTGGCGCTGACCGAGGTCGACGTCACCAACGCGTCCACCACCCAGTACGCCGGGCTCACCCAGGCCTGCCTGAACGTGCCCCGCTGCATCGGCATCACCGTCTGGGGCGTCCGCGACAGCGACTCCTGGCGCTCCAACGAGAACCCGCTGCTGTTCGACGGCGGGGGCAACAAGAAGGCCGCGTACACCTCGGTCCTCAACGCCCTCAACGCCGCCGGCCCCGGTCCCACCGGCACCCCGACGGCGACGCCGACCGCCACGCCGACCACGCCGCCGCCCTCCGGCGGCGCCAACCGGATCGTCGGCAGCCAGTCGGGCCGGTGCATCGACGTGCCGAACTCGTCGCAGACCAACGGCACGCGGGTGCAGCTCTACGACTGCCACGGCCAGACCAACCAGCAGTGGACGTACACCGCGAGCAAGCAACTGACCGTGTACGGCGGCAGCCGGTGCCTGGACGCCAACGGCTCCGGCAACGGTGCGGCGGTCCAGATCTACAGCTGCAACGGCGGGGCCAACCAGCAGTGGAACGTCAACTCCAACGGCACCATCTCGGGCGTCCAGTCCGGCCGCTGCCTCGATGTGTGGGGCACCGGCAACGGGCAGCAGGTCCAGCTCTACGACTGCCACGGGCAGGCCAACCAGCAGTTCCGCCTCGTCGCCAACTAG
- a CDS encoding helicase HerA domain-containing protein: MDEAERTALAALRFDWAPVPDDVWRPLPFHVEGLHVPVVREVLAGVDEAASNPHGSPLGLVVQGQRGSGKTHLLGVVRQRVQEAGGYFFLVGLLDAGSFWDNVLAALLDGLARPVPGSPETQLKLLLRRLSALVGAPRTARRAVMGDTELTRPALDAFLTGLGDYDRHAARTCQETARALALAASEDISHRDLAENYFLSGEEVVAGERAAWGMRRAPRPAQQIVQDLSWLLALTGPSVVAIDQVDTLIAQLAIESDPAVVGAAAMSPAQSLMLARMADGLMSLRQATRRTLTVLACIPNSWTIIRSTAADTVADRFRETPVLRRIDDADLARAIIEKRFSVRYGEVGYAPPYPSWPVSPRAFAEAGAFTPRQLLIEIDRHIRGCLAAGEVREMTSLGEPAAAEPRAPRPAAPVTATAEEMDRYDVRFAELRAAADVATPLGRATEDEAMPPLLAAGLTAWILERGDAGAAFSVDPPPSTDPPLHARLRLTLDERTEDQAHWCFRAISDDHHGNAALARLRKASVAAALDTGSAKRTLFLLRNRGWSTSAATRKAVAAFTAAGGQTIGVGEEDLRILSALRVMLAEATMDFQGWLADRRPTRDLKFLQHALADVDRWTTDAEPPPGPAAGPATPIPNGPIPTVAAQAAPAQATPVQAAPAPAAAVPAEPAFVVGYGYADDAPVPLALEALRKHTTIFAGSGSGKTVLIRRIVEECALAGVSAIVLDPNNDLARLGEEWPEPPAGWRPGDAARAKDYLAYTDVVVWTPRRNSGRPLSFQPLPDFTGVRDDPDEFGEAVEAAVAALAPRAMVTGRATRAHLGLAVLRKAVEHYGRRGGSRLKGLVDTLTDLPDGIIDLDDADKIGLSLAQNLTAAMVNDPLFGGEGTPMDPGVLLTPVPGRRARVSVVSLVGLPSDDVRQSFVNQLQMALFAWIKRNPAGDRPLLGLLVMDEAQTFAPSGAMTACTQSTLALAAQARKYGLGLVFATQAPKGLHNRIPGNAATQLYGLMNSPIQIEAAREMARAKGGDVPDISRLTVGEFYLAAEGAAPRKIRTPLSLTHHPRSPLTVEEVLGRARARAGSGVAGR, translated from the coding sequence ATGGACGAGGCGGAGCGGACCGCGCTGGCGGCCCTGCGGTTCGACTGGGCGCCGGTCCCCGACGACGTGTGGCGTCCGCTGCCCTTCCACGTCGAGGGCCTGCACGTCCCGGTTGTGCGGGAGGTGCTCGCCGGGGTGGACGAGGCGGCGTCGAACCCGCACGGCAGCCCGCTCGGCCTGGTTGTGCAGGGTCAGCGGGGGTCCGGCAAGACCCACCTGCTGGGCGTGGTCCGCCAGCGGGTGCAGGAGGCGGGCGGCTACTTCTTCCTGGTCGGCCTGCTCGACGCGGGCAGCTTCTGGGACAACGTCCTCGCCGCCCTGCTGGACGGCCTGGCCCGGCCGGTGCCCGGCAGCCCCGAGACGCAGCTCAAGCTGCTGCTGCGGCGGCTGTCGGCGCTGGTGGGCGCGCCCCGGACGGCCCGTCGGGCCGTGATGGGCGACACCGAGCTGACCCGGCCGGCGCTCGACGCCTTCCTCACCGGGCTCGGCGACTACGACCGGCACGCGGCCCGCACCTGCCAGGAGACCGCCCGCGCCCTCGCGCTGGCCGCCTCGGAGGACATCTCCCACCGCGACCTGGCGGAGAACTACTTCCTCTCCGGCGAGGAGGTGGTGGCCGGCGAACGCGCGGCGTGGGGGATGCGGCGCGCGCCCCGACCGGCCCAGCAGATCGTGCAGGATCTGTCCTGGCTGCTGGCGCTCACCGGCCCGTCGGTGGTGGCGATCGACCAGGTCGACACGCTGATCGCCCAGCTGGCGATCGAGAGCGATCCCGCCGTGGTGGGCGCCGCCGCGATGAGCCCGGCCCAGTCGCTCATGCTGGCCCGGATGGCGGACGGCCTGATGTCGCTGCGGCAGGCGACGCGGCGCACGCTGACCGTCCTCGCCTGCATCCCGAACTCGTGGACGATCATCCGGTCCACCGCCGCCGACACCGTCGCCGACCGGTTCCGGGAGACCCCGGTCCTGCGCCGGATCGACGACGCCGATCTCGCCCGGGCGATCATCGAGAAGCGGTTCTCCGTCCGCTACGGCGAGGTCGGGTACGCGCCGCCGTATCCCTCGTGGCCGGTGTCCCCGCGCGCCTTCGCCGAGGCGGGGGCCTTCACCCCGCGCCAGCTGCTGATCGAGATCGACCGGCACATCCGGGGCTGCCTCGCCGCCGGCGAGGTGCGGGAGATGACCTCGCTGGGCGAGCCGGCCGCCGCGGAGCCCCGGGCGCCCCGCCCCGCCGCCCCGGTCACGGCCACCGCCGAGGAGATGGACCGCTACGACGTCCGCTTCGCCGAGCTGCGGGCCGCCGCCGACGTCGCCACCCCGCTCGGGCGGGCGACGGAGGACGAGGCGATGCCGCCGCTGCTCGCCGCCGGGCTCACCGCCTGGATCCTGGAACGCGGCGACGCCGGTGCGGCGTTCAGCGTCGACCCGCCCCCGAGCACCGACCCGCCGCTGCACGCCCGGCTGCGCCTGACGCTCGACGAGCGCACCGAGGACCAGGCGCACTGGTGTTTCCGGGCGATCAGCGACGACCACCACGGCAACGCGGCGCTGGCCCGGCTGCGCAAGGCGAGTGTGGCGGCCGCCCTCGACACCGGCTCGGCCAAGCGCACGTTGTTCCTGCTGCGCAACCGTGGCTGGTCGACCAGCGCCGCCACCCGGAAGGCCGTCGCCGCGTTCACGGCGGCGGGCGGGCAGACCATCGGCGTCGGCGAGGAGGACCTGCGGATCCTCTCGGCGCTGCGGGTCATGCTCGCCGAGGCCACGATGGACTTCCAGGGCTGGCTGGCCGACCGCCGCCCGACCCGCGACCTGAAGTTCCTCCAGCATGCGCTGGCCGACGTCGATCGCTGGACGACGGACGCCGAACCGCCGCCGGGGCCCGCCGCCGGCCCGGCCACGCCGATCCCCAACGGGCCTATCCCCACCGTGGCGGCCCAGGCCGCCCCGGCCCAGGCCACTCCCGTCCAGGCCGCACCGGCTCCGGCGGCCGCCGTCCCGGCCGAGCCGGCGTTCGTCGTCGGGTACGGGTACGCCGACGACGCGCCCGTGCCGCTGGCCCTGGAGGCGCTCCGGAAGCACACCACGATCTTCGCGGGCTCGGGCTCGGGCAAGACCGTGCTGATCCGCCGCATCGTCGAGGAGTGCGCCCTCGCCGGTGTCTCCGCCATCGTGCTCGACCCGAACAACGACCTCGCCCGCCTCGGGGAGGAGTGGCCCGAGCCGCCCGCGGGCTGGCGGCCGGGCGACGCGGCCCGGGCGAAGGACTACCTGGCGTACACCGACGTGGTGGTCTGGACGCCGCGCCGCAACTCGGGCCGCCCGCTGAGCTTCCAGCCGCTGCCCGACTTCACCGGCGTGCGCGACGACCCGGACGAGTTCGGCGAGGCGGTAGAGGCGGCCGTCGCGGCCCTCGCGCCGCGCGCCATGGTCACCGGCCGGGCGACCCGGGCGCACCTGGGGCTGGCGGTGCTGCGCAAGGCCGTCGAGCACTACGGCCGGCGCGGCGGTTCCCGGCTGAAGGGCCTCGTCGACACGCTGACCGACCTGCCGGACGGGATCATCGACCTCGACGACGCCGACAAGATCGGCCTCAGCCTGGCGCAGAACCTGACGGCGGCCATGGTCAACGATCCGCTCTTCGGCGGTGAGGGCACCCCGATGGATCCCGGCGTGCTGCTCACGCCCGTACCCGGCAGGCGGGCCCGGGTGTCGGTGGTCAGCCTGGTGGGCCTGCCCTCCGACGACGTGCGCCAGAGCTTCGTCAACCAGCTCCAGATGGCGCTGTTCGCCTGGATCAAGAGGAACCCGGCCGGCGACCGGCCGCTGCTGGGGCTGCTCGTGATGGACGAGGCGCAGACGTTCGCCCCGTCCGGGGCGATGACGGCCTGCACCCAGAGCACGCTGGCGCTGGCCGCCCAGGCGCGCAAGTACGGGCTGGGGCTGGTCTTCGCCACGCAGGCGCCGAAGGGGCTGCACAACCGCATCCCGGGCAACGCGGCGACGCAGTTGTACGGCCTGATGAACAGCCCGATCCAGATCGAGGCGGCCCGCGAGATGGCCCGGGCCAAGGGCGGGGACGTGCCGGACATCTCCCGGCTGACGGTGGGCGAGTTCTATCTCGCCGCCGAGGGCGCGGCGCCGCGGAAGATCCGGACGCCGCTCTCGCTGACGCATCATCCCCGCAGCCCGCTCACCGTCGAGGAGGTGCTGGGCCGGGCGCGCGCGAGGGCCGGTTCCGGAGTGGCGGGCCGATAG
- a CDS encoding endonuclease domain-containing protein encodes MLIARDHAELAAVVHRPAARVALPVDFVHAALDRLEQVAVEVLPAWLPEVADGVRPDTSGLAAVRAAAAARSRRDRYPGSFLPDLAVFAVTARRPSGAQLPLRTRAAALARLVAGAFGRRRVVLLVEPAAGTGAVSAAGAAWLVQHGGPVTWLLGAGAAGLEAVPEFSVALPPVPRAASLTPPHTVPPAPPRTARDVPPVPRGLSSGVGAVVGRPHPASDAEKRLEAALAAESWAVGRRWNQSYRSHDLATPIRLDLVWPDERCVVEIDGPEHCRPVHFEADRQRDVQLQLDGYAVLRFTNARVTHDVGAVVRQIGTFLRERRRDMAEGRQHGRR; translated from the coding sequence ATGCTGATCGCGCGGGACCACGCGGAGTTGGCCGCCGTGGTGCACCGCCCGGCCGCCCGGGTCGCGCTGCCGGTGGACTTCGTGCACGCCGCGTTGGACCGGCTCGAACAGGTCGCCGTCGAGGTGCTGCCCGCCTGGCTGCCCGAGGTTGCGGACGGCGTACGCCCGGACACGTCCGGGCTGGCGGCGGTGCGGGCCGCCGCTGCGGCGCGGTCCCGCCGCGACCGTTATCCCGGTTCCTTCCTGCCGGACCTGGCCGTCTTCGCGGTGACGGCCCGGCGGCCGTCCGGCGCGCAGTTGCCGTTGCGCACCCGGGCGGCGGCGCTGGCGCGGCTCGTCGCGGGGGCGTTCGGCCGGCGTCGGGTGGTGCTGCTCGTCGAGCCGGCCGCCGGCACGGGCGCGGTTTCCGCTGCGGGGGCCGCCTGGCTGGTGCAGCACGGCGGCCCGGTCACCTGGCTGCTCGGTGCCGGCGCGGCCGGGCTGGAGGCGGTGCCGGAGTTCTCGGTCGCCCTGCCGCCCGTGCCGCGCGCCGCGTCGCTCACGCCGCCACACACCGTGCCACCCGCGCCGCCACGCACAGCGCGCGACGTGCCACCCGTGCCGCGCGGACTGTCGTCCGGCGTGGGGGCGGTGGTGGGCCGGCCGCATCCGGCGAGCGACGCCGAGAAGAGGCTGGAGGCGGCGCTCGCCGCCGAGAGCTGGGCCGTCGGGCGGCGGTGGAACCAGAGCTACCGGTCGCACGATCTGGCCACGCCGATCCGGCTGGATCTAGTGTGGCCCGACGAACGGTGCGTGGTGGAGATCGACGGGCCGGAGCACTGCCGTCCGGTCCACTTCGAGGCCGACCGGCAGCGCGACGTCCAGTTGCAACTGGACGGTTACGCCGTCCTGCGCTTCACCAACGCCCGGGTGACCCACGACGTCGGTGCCGTGGTCCGGCAGATCGGCACGTTTCTGCGGGAGCGGCGGCGGGACATGGCGGAAGGACGGCAGCATGGCCGGCGATGA
- a CDS encoding VHL beta domain-containing protein gives MTHSREFDDRRRLDISRGTGEGVGTAARLRIGGWVPPSVERAALPAKPYQAFPAGDGWAAAGPGAAPAAPPAAAPSRRAYGSEGPQLALVLVSVVVGLVATLVITLLPLFNAYQPYQPGPIAQEPIRVGLPTDSATPTPALSPALGSLSNRASVPARASASSRPSTGRPRESGPTPTARATTGRPAPATTGPRPQPTQAGARELPALPPSAESRLRSTSGGRSTYVDFVNARRERVVVYWLDWDGRRRQYRTLGPGESYRQQTYVGHPWVVTNDRGWGLACFQPESEPRRAVVR, from the coding sequence ATGACCCACTCACGAGAGTTCGACGATCGGCGCAGGCTCGACATCTCCAGGGGCACCGGGGAAGGCGTCGGGACTGCGGCGCGCCTGCGCATCGGCGGCTGGGTGCCGCCGTCGGTGGAGCGCGCGGCGCTGCCGGCCAAGCCCTACCAGGCGTTTCCCGCCGGGGACGGCTGGGCCGCGGCGGGTCCGGGGGCGGCACCGGCCGCCCCACCGGCGGCCGCGCCGTCGAGGCGGGCCTACGGCAGCGAGGGGCCGCAGCTGGCCCTCGTGCTGGTCTCGGTGGTGGTCGGCCTGGTGGCCACGCTGGTCATCACGCTGCTGCCGCTGTTCAACGCCTACCAGCCGTACCAGCCGGGGCCGATCGCCCAGGAGCCCATCCGGGTGGGTCTGCCCACGGACAGCGCGACGCCCACGCCCGCCCTCTCGCCGGCGCTGGGGTCGCTGTCGAACCGGGCGTCGGTGCCTGCCCGGGCGTCCGCGTCGAGCCGCCCGTCGACCGGCCGGCCCCGGGAGAGCGGCCCGACCCCGACGGCCCGCGCCACCACGGGCCGGCCCGCCCCCGCGACGACCGGGCCCCGGCCGCAACCCACCCAGGCGGGTGCGCGGGAGCTTCCGGCGCTTCCGCCGTCCGCGGAGTCGCGCCTGCGGTCGACCAGCGGCGGGCGTTCGACGTACGTCGACTTCGTCAACGCCCGGCGCGAGCGGGTCGTCGTGTACTGGCTCGACTGGGACGGCCGCCGCCGGCAGTACCGGACGCTGGGGCCGGGCGAGTCGTACCGGCAGCAGACCTACGTCGGGCACCCGTGGGTGGTCACGAACGACCGGGGGTGGGGGCTGGCCTGCTTCCAGCCGGAGTCCGAGCCGCGTCGGGCCGTGGTGCGCTGA
- a CDS encoding EAL domain-containing protein codes for MDLDDILALAETRPSPLELARARRVARAAQSQYDLALAEGYKIMVDADLVDPLTWDVDEATRVARAAQLAKSGTVTWVAGGRDGLGRLSWSDEMAMIFGHAPGTLRLTPETLFGLVHPVDAGRVRAAVRAAWTRCRPGEVDFRVVQPGGSIRHVHCHLEITTCEGEPSGIVVTGEDVTALELARQERRRLAIRSRMLGADLAVLDALTGLPNRGYVIDEVDRARRTTGGVLVVVATEPATRLPDALTDTDRDRLTAAVAQLLRTVVGPGVTAGLVGSGLWGVLLAPADDRAEAAESLAARIVETFRNHLFGVRQNTLRLTTSAGVVRFASGVPATGFDLLVDGEHAARDARRDTAAVVVLDEPVADAERTARCRSRVRHAVSANRFALYAQPIVDLSLNQVTRHEILLRVRSDTGEPVAPVAFLDMAERVGEILMVDKWVVDHALEFIGRGAQTSHYQVNISGKSLADPGLLTFVTEAIDRHGVKPERLTFEITETALIENRNEALAFARGIRAAGCHLALDDFGTGYGALAHLKYLPVDLVKIDGTFIVDLCRSPADQAVVSKLVELCQTLGIRVAAEYVQDDATVERLKSYGVDFAQGYWTGRPEPITVSRDEVQSVELELRFPPRHTALG; via the coding sequence GTGGATCTCGATGACATCCTGGCGCTGGCCGAGACCCGGCCGAGCCCGCTGGAGCTCGCCCGCGCGCGCCGCGTCGCGCGCGCCGCGCAGAGCCAGTACGACCTCGCGCTCGCCGAGGGCTACAAGATCATGGTCGACGCCGACCTCGTCGACCCGCTGACCTGGGACGTCGACGAGGCGACCAGGGTCGCGCGCGCCGCCCAGTTGGCGAAGTCGGGCACCGTCACCTGGGTGGCCGGCGGGCGGGACGGCCTCGGCCGGCTCAGCTGGTCCGACGAGATGGCGATGATCTTCGGGCACGCGCCGGGGACGCTGCGCCTCACGCCCGAGACGCTGTTCGGGCTCGTCCATCCGGTCGACGCCGGGCGGGTCCGCGCCGCCGTCCGGGCGGCGTGGACGCGGTGCCGGCCGGGTGAGGTCGACTTCCGGGTGGTCCAGCCCGGCGGCAGCATCCGCCACGTGCACTGCCACCTGGAGATCACCACGTGCGAGGGCGAGCCGTCGGGGATCGTCGTGACCGGCGAGGACGTCACCGCGCTCGAACTCGCCCGGCAGGAACGCCGCCGGCTCGCCATCCGGAGCCGGATGCTCGGCGCCGACCTGGCCGTGCTGGACGCCCTCACCGGGCTGCCGAACCGCGGGTACGTCATCGACGAGGTCGACCGGGCCCGCCGTACCACCGGGGGTGTCCTGGTCGTGGTGGCGACCGAGCCCGCCACCCGGCTGCCGGACGCGCTCACCGACACCGACCGCGACCGGCTGACGGCGGCGGTCGCCCAGCTCCTGCGCACGGTCGTCGGGCCCGGGGTGACCGCGGGTCTGGTCGGCTCCGGCCTGTGGGGGGTGCTCCTCGCGCCGGCCGACGACCGCGCGGAGGCCGCCGAGAGCCTGGCGGCCCGGATCGTGGAGACGTTCCGGAACCACCTGTTCGGCGTCCGGCAGAACACCCTGCGGCTCACCACCTCGGCCGGCGTGGTGCGCTTCGCCAGCGGCGTGCCCGCCACCGGCTTCGACCTGCTCGTCGACGGCGAGCACGCGGCCCGGGACGCGCGCCGCGACACCGCCGCCGTCGTCGTCCTCGACGAGCCGGTCGCGGACGCCGAACGGACGGCCCGGTGCCGCTCCCGCGTCCGGCACGCGGTCTCGGCCAACAGGTTCGCCCTCTACGCCCAGCCCATCGTCGACCTCAGCCTCAACCAGGTCACCCGCCACGAGATCCTGCTGCGGGTGCGCAGCGACACCGGGGAGCCGGTCGCGCCGGTGGCCTTCCTCGACATGGCCGAACGCGTCGGCGAGATCCTGATGGTCGACAAGTGGGTGGTCGATCACGCCCTGGAGTTCATCGGCCGGGGCGCGCAGACCTCCCACTACCAGGTCAACATCTCGGGGAAGTCCCTCGCCGACCCGGGCCTGCTCACCTTCGTGACGGAGGCGATCGACCGGCACGGGGTCAAGCCGGAGCGCCTGACGTTCGAGATCACCGAGACCGCCCTCATCGAGAACCGGAACGAGGCGCTGGCCTTCGCCCGGGGGATCAGGGCGGCGGGCTGCCACCTGGCGCTCGACGACTTCGGCACCGGGTACGGCGCGCTGGCGCACCTGAAGTACCTCCCGGTGGACCTCGTCAAGATCGATGGGACGTTCATCGTCGACCTCTGCCGGTCGCCGGCCGATCAGGCGGTGGTGTCGAAGCTGGTGGAGCTGTGCCAGACGCTGGGCATCCGCGTCGCGGCCGAGTACGTGCAGGACGACGCGACCGTCGAGCGCCTGAAGAGCTACGGCGTCGACTTCGCCCAGGGCTACTGGACGGGGCGGCCCGAGCCGATCACGGTGAGCCGGGACGAGGTGCAGTCGGTCGAGCTCGAACTGCGGTTCCCGCCGCGACACACTGCCCTCGGCTGA
- a CDS encoding NUDIX hydrolase, translated as MARTEHYHDPNAPKANSIVVAVSVFVRDEDGRVLLIQRTDNGLWSLPGGGQEIGESVAGTAVREAREETGVRVEVTGMVGVYSDPGHVIAYSDGEVRQQFSLCLRAVPVGGTLTPSDESSDVRWVAREELGELDIHPSTLLRITHGYEDRPEPYIG; from the coding sequence GTGGCGAGAACCGAGCATTACCACGACCCGAACGCGCCGAAGGCCAACAGCATCGTCGTGGCCGTTTCCGTCTTCGTCCGTGACGAGGACGGTCGGGTGCTGCTCATCCAGCGCACCGACAACGGCCTGTGGTCGCTGCCCGGCGGCGGCCAGGAGATCGGCGAGTCGGTCGCGGGGACGGCGGTCCGGGAGGCCCGGGAGGAGACCGGCGTACGGGTCGAGGTCACCGGGATGGTCGGTGTCTACTCCGACCCTGGTCACGTCATCGCATACTCGGACGGCGAGGTGCGGCAGCAGTTCTCGCTCTGCCTGCGAGCCGTACCGGTCGGCGGCACTCTGACCCCGAGCGACGAATCAAGCGATGTCCGGTGGGTGGCCCGCGAGGAGTTGGGCGAGCTCGACATTCATCCGTCGACCCTGCTCCGCATCACCCACGGCTACGAGGACCGCCCCGAGCCCTACATCGGCTGA
- a CDS encoding RNA polymerase sigma factor → MIEFEGTAALTPEQVDCEATRKAEAARLKAAHDQEFAAFTEASYHQVERILRSACRDREVVEDALNEAYLHGRVQWSKLRVHDRPIGWIIVTARHKIRKDHQRHLREAAMAPEDLPTTPHSNIADVWEAQELLRGWLHRLPARHAEVFQMAQEGFSNQEIARVLGLTENSVRSYKVAARRGLRELAEEAGYVGPDGHRRQGAGRGSR, encoded by the coding sequence ATGATCGAGTTCGAGGGCACCGCCGCCCTGACCCCGGAGCAGGTCGACTGCGAGGCGACACGCAAGGCGGAGGCCGCGCGCCTGAAGGCCGCGCACGACCAGGAGTTCGCCGCCTTCACCGAGGCCTCCTACCACCAGGTGGAGCGGATCCTCAGGTCGGCGTGCCGGGACCGCGAGGTCGTCGAGGACGCGCTCAACGAGGCGTACCTGCACGGGCGTGTCCAGTGGTCCAAGCTGCGCGTCCACGACCGGCCGATCGGCTGGATCATCGTCACCGCGCGCCACAAGATCCGCAAGGACCACCAGCGGCACCTGCGGGAGGCCGCGATGGCGCCGGAGGACCTGCCGACGACGCCGCACTCGAACATCGCCGACGTGTGGGAGGCGCAGGAGCTGCTGCGGGGCTGGCTGCACCGGCTCCCGGCGCGGCACGCCGAGGTGTTCCAGATGGCGCAGGAGGGCTTCTCCAACCAGGAGATCGCCCGCGTCCTCGGGCTGACCGAGAACAGCGTCCGCTCCTACAAGGTCGCCGCGCGGCGGGGGCTGCGCGAGCTGGCCGAGGAGGCCGGCTACGTCGGCCCGGACGGCCACCGGCGGCAGGGGGCAGGTCGTGGATCTCGATGA